The following are encoded together in the Osmia lignaria lignaria isolate PbOS001 chromosome 13, iyOsmLign1, whole genome shotgun sequence genome:
- the Upf1 gene encoding upf1 RNA helicase — translation MSVDAYGPSSQTLTFLDTEEADLIGADTQGSEFDFTDFTLPSPSQTQASQHDAAQSQPNQPVQVNGTSGSSSLELKISGAAQSLAELQFEEEEEEAYYNRDLPEHACKYCGIHEASCVVMCNICRKWFCNGRGNTSGSHIINHLVRAKHKEVTLHRDGPLGETVLECYSCAVRNVFVLGFIPAKADSVVVLLCRQPCAAQSSLKDMNWDQEQWKPLIEDRSFLAWLVKIPSEQEQLRARQISAQQINKLEELWRDNVDATFQDLEKPGVDEEPQQVLLRYEDGYQYQNIFGPLVKLEADYDKRLKESQTQENIEVRWDVGLNKKTIAYFMLAKTDGDMKLMHGDELRLRYLGELHKPWSGIGHVIKIPDNYGEEVGIELKNNSGAPTECVSNFVVDFIWKSTSFDRMQLALRKFAVDDTSVSGYIYHRLLGHEVEEVLFRCHLPKHFSAPNLPDLNRSQVYAVKHAVQRPLSLIQGPPGTGKTVTSATIVYQLVKQNGGPVLVCAPSNTAVDQLTEKIHKSNLKVVRLCAKSREAIDSPVSFLALHNQIKNMETNTELQKLQQLKDETGELSSVDEKRYRLLKKAAEKELLEAADVICCTCVGAGDPRLHRLKFHSILIDESMQATEPECMVPVVLGAKQLILVGDHCQLGPVVMCKKAARAGLSQSLFERLVVLGIRPFRLEVQYRMHPDLSRFPSNFFYEGSLQNGVCADERKLLKIDFPWPAPDKPMFFYVTQGQEEIAGSGTSYLNRTEASNVEKIATRFLRCGVKPEQIGVITPYEGQRAYLVQYMQYQGSLHSKLYQEIEVASVDAFQGREKDIIIMSCVRSNEHQGIGFLNDPRRLNVALTRAKYGIIIVGNPKVLSKQPLWNHLLSFYKEQKVLVEGPLNNLKESMIQFAKPKKLVNTANPGSHFMSTSMYDAREALIPGSVYDRSGSQVNGQQNHNPYYQRNVPLDIFSRTHDTISYISPERAQAAMNNVPVPVGMFMNMAHVPPRFYNQHQQALQARQNQRNRRGTALSKNKQGPRMGKLSQTEQNTQPYSQPGLPLTQGTTQGMSQPGFSLSQPGLSQAELSQDSFAVGEFQSQMDGLLSQDSTYQGDRSGFYQSGQSQAGGQFSQPY, via the exons ATGAGCGTCGATGCATACGGACCCAGCAGTCAGACCCTCACGTTTCTCGACACGGAGGAAGCGGATCTAATCGGTGCGGACACTCAAGGCAGCGAGTTTGACTTTACGGATTTTACGTTACCTTCGCCGAGTCAAACGCAAGCTTCGCAACACGATGCTGCTCAAAGTCAACCTAACCAGCCCGTACAG gtTAACGGAACAAGCGGCAGTTCGTCTCTGGAATTGAAAATTTCCGGGGCAGCGCAAAGTCTAGCCGAATTACAGttcgaggaggaagaagaggaagcttACTATAATCGTGATTTGCCAGAACATGCCTGCAAATACTGTGGAATTCATGAAGCATCCTGCGTTGTTATGTGCAATATCTGTCGCAAATGGTTCTGCAATGGACGTGGAAACACATCTGGTTCGCACATCATCAACCACCTTGTCCGAGCTAAGCACAAGGAAGTTACTTTACACAG AGACGGTCCTTTGGGAGAAACTGTTCTGGAATGTTATTCTTGCGCTGTCCGGAATGTTTTCGTCCTTGGTTTCATCCCTGCGAAAGCAGATTCTGTTGTCGTGTTGCTTTGTCGTCAACCATGCGCGGCTCAAAGTTCGTTGAAGGACATGAACTG gGATCAAGAACAGTGGAAACCGTTGATCGAAGACCGTAGCTTTTTGGCATGGTTAGTGAAAATTCCATCCGAACAAGAACAGTTGCGAGCTCGACAGATTTCTGCCCAACAGATAAATAAATTGGAAGAGTTGTGGCGTGATAACGTCGACGCGACCTTTCAAGACCTCGAGAAACCTGGAGTGGACGAAGAACCGCAACAAGTTTTGTTGCGGTACGAGGATGGTTACCAGTATCAAAACATATTTGGTCCGCTTGTTAAATTAGAAGCCGATTACGACAAACGTTTAAAGGAGTCTCAAACTCAAGAAAACATCGAAGTTCGTTGGGACGTTGGATTGAATAAAAAGACCATTGCCTATTTCATGTTGGCGAAAACCGACGGAGACATGAAATTGATGCACGGAGATGAATTAAGACTTCGCTATTTGGGCGAACTTCACAAACCTTGGTCAGGAATTGGACACGTGATAAAGATTCCTGATAATTACGGAGAAGAAGTCGGTATCGAGTTGAAGAATAATTCTGGCGCTCCTACAGAGTGTGTCAGTAACTTTGTTGTTGATTTTATTTGGAAAAGTACAAGTTTTGATCG CATGCAATTAGCATTGCGAAAATTTGCCGTGGACGACACCTCCGTATCTGGTTACATATACCATAGGTTGTTAGGACACGAAGTGGAAGAAGTCCTGTTTCGATGTCACCTTCCGAAGCATTTCAGTGCTCCTAATTTACCGGATTTGAATCGTTCTCAAGTATACGCTGTGAAACACGCCGTACAAAGACCTTTGTCTCTAATTCAAGGACCACCTGGAACGGGAAAAACTGTGACTAGCGCTACGATAGTTTATCAATTGGTCAAACAGAACGGCGGTCCTGTGTTGGTATGCGCTCCTTCGAACACGGCCGTCGATCAGTTGACCGAGAAAATACACAAGTCTAATCTAAAAGTTGTACGACTTTGCGCGAAATCCCGAGAAGCGATCGATTCACCGGTCAGCTTTCTTGCTCTTcacaatcaaataaaaaatatggaaaCAAACACGGAGCTGCAAAAGTTACAGCAGTTGAAGGACGAAACCGGAGAATTATCGAGCGTCGACGAGAAACGTTATAGACTTTTGAAGAAAGCAGCAGAGAAAGAATTGTTGGAAGCAGCCGATGTGATTTGTTGTACTTGCGTCGGTGCCGGTGATCCAAGGTTGCACAGACTGAAATTCCATTCTATTCTTATCGACGAAAGTATGCAAGCGACCGAACCCGAGTGCATGGTACCGGTTGTACTCGGTGCTAAGCAATTAATTCTGGTTGGTGATCATTGTCAATTAGGACCTGTTGTTATGTGCAAGAAGGCAGCCAGAGCAGGTTTATCTCAATCTCTTTTCGAGAGATTAGTTGTACTTGGAATCAGACCGTTCCGTTTGGAGGTACAGTATCGTATGCATCCGGACCTATCGCGTTTCCCATCGAACTTCTTCTACGAGGGTTCCTTACAAAATGGAGTATGCGCGGACGAAAGAAAACTGTTGAAGATCGATTTCCCTTGGCCAGCACCCGACAAACCCATGTTCTTTTATGTTACCCAAGGACAAGAAGAAATCGCTGGAAGTGGCACGTCGTACTTGAATCGTACAGAAGCGTCCAACGTCGAAAAGATAGCGACACGGTTCTTGCGTTGCGGAGTAAAACCTGAACAAATCGGAGTGATAACTCCGTACGAGGGACAGAGGGCCTATTTGGTTCAGTACATGCAGTACCAAGGCTCGTTGCATTCGAAATTGTATCAAGAAATCGAGGTCGCCAGCGTAGACGCGTTTCAAGGCAGGGAAAAAGATATAATAATCATGTCCTGTGTACGATCGAACGAACATCAAGGTATCGGATTCTTGAACGATCCGAGAAGATTAAACGTTGCATTGACCCGTGCAAAATACGGCATAATAATCGTAGGGAATCCAAAGGTGTTGTCCAAGCAGCCGCTCTGGAATCATTTGTTGAGTTTCTACAAAGAACAAAAGGTACTCGTCGAAGGGCCTTTGAATAATCTTAAAGAATCTATGATTCAATTTGCCAAGCCAAAGAAATTGGTGAATACCGCTAATCCAGGCTCGCATTTCATGTCCACCTCGATGTACGATGCGAGAGAAGCTCTTATTCCAGGATCCGTATACGATCGTTCGGGTAGCCAAGTGAACGGTCAACAGAATCACAATCCGTATTATCAGAGGAACGTACCTTTGGACATATTCAGCAGAACTCACGATACGATTAGTTACATTAGTCCAGAGAGAGCTCAGGCAGCGATGAACAACGTACCAGTTCCAGTTGGAATGTTTATGAACATGGCGCACGTGCCGCCGCGTTTCTATAATCAACATCAACAAGCGTTACAGGCCAGACAGAATCAACGTAATCGTCGTGGTACCGCTTTATCGAAGAATAAACAAGGCCCGCGAATGGGCAAGTTGAGTCAAACCGAACAGAATACCCAACCGTACAGTCAGCCGGGTTTACCGTTGACCCAGGGTACGACACAGGGTATGTCACAGCCAGGCTTTAGTCTTTCTCAACCTGGATTGAGTCAAGCGGAACTTTCACAGGATTCGTTTGCCGTCGGCGAATTTCAATCGCAAATGGACGGTCTCTTGTCGCAAGATTCAACTTATCAAGGTGATCGAAGTGGTTTTTATCAATCTGGACAGTCACAAGCCGGGGGACAATTCTCCCAGCCATACTGA